Proteins from a single region of Cydia pomonella isolate Wapato2018A chromosome 13, ilCydPomo1, whole genome shotgun sequence:
- the LOC133524564 gene encoding uncharacterized protein LOC133524564 — protein LDLCHACTIIFEETKTKYLQRPYKVNEQYKDILGKGGFDESNPWFVQCRIGALEAIKAFSKYTLNTKHMEIIENRWNTVFNSALSLADASKEHRNVICHRDLWNNNILFHYKKLDANTTDPDDCVFVDFAEIRYMPPAGDVMQLLHCNLSPGFRKTNLNSFLNFYYNQLKVSLGNYNVDIKETITRDKFITSAKEQNLWGLVTHACLGQTFWLNDDMMTNISRDSEQFETVMLNDKTTFIKDTVQSDSIYKKNAMEVFEEIIENYILN, from the coding sequence TTGGATTTGTGCCACGCTTGCACTATCATCTTTGAAGAAACAAAGACCAAATACTTACAACGGCCTTACAAAGTGAATGAACAGTATAAAGATATTTTAGGGAAAGGCGGATTCGATGAATCTAATCCGTGGTTTGTTCAATGCAGAATCGGAGCGTTAGAAGCCATAAAAGCCTTCTCAAAATACACACTAAATACAAAACACATGGAAATCATTGAAAACCGATGGAATACCGTTTTCAATTCCGCTTTATCTCTAGCTGATGCTTCGAAAGAACATCGTAACGTCATATGCCACAGAGAtttatggaataataatattttatttcattacaagAAACTAGACGCCAACACTACTGACCCTGATGACTGCGTGTTTGTGGACTTCGCTGAGATACGGTATATGCCTCCCGCAGGAGACGTCATGCAACTGCTACATTGCAACTTGAGTCCTGGCTTCCGAAAAACCAACCTTAATTCCTTCTTAAATTTTTACTACAACCAACTTAAAGTATCCCTGGGAAATTATAATGTCGATATTAAAGAAACTATTACACGAGATAAATTTATAACGTCGGCAAAAGAACAAAATCTATGGGGTCTCGTAACACATGCTTGTTTGGGTCAAACATTTTGGTTGAATGACGATATGATGACAAATATATCCAGAGACTCTGAGCAATTTGAAACTGTTATGCTGAACGACAAAACTACTTTCATTAAGGATACGGTACAAAGCGACAGTATTTACAAGAAAAATGCCATGGAAGTATTTGAAGAGATtattgaaaattacattttaaattaa